The genomic DNA TGTAAACTCTTTAAACAATTTTAACAACCCTACAAGCCCTGCCAGAGTTGCTGTTCTTCACTGAGGTGTGTTGCAAGTTTGAATTTGGAAGTGTATTTGTGTctaaacttttgaaaaatatttcatatcatatatgaatttcatatattcatgatttcatttcatatatatgatatgaaatgcttaaaatatcatatatataatatgaaatacttaaaactcatatatatatatgcatatatgctaTGAAATACTTTTGGTTAAAGACCAAATACAGTATAAGAATTTTAGTACTAAAAGGAAAATACGGTTACATAAACACCCAGTGAAATGAGGGGGTCTTTGTAATTTGAAGGAAGCCAATGTATGATTAGCAATAGCAGATACAATGATGTGTTTGAATTTTTTCTGGCTTCTTGTTTATTAGCATGAATTCTATTGAACAGTGACACGTAAATTtcatacagtgtgtgtgtgtctgcttaaGAAGTCAACGTCTCACGCGTGTGGCTTGATAGAAATGGTCGATATTAAAGGTTATGCCTTTGAAACTTTTTCACCTCTTATAACTGAGATATCAAATTGATTTTTTGATTGgtttaagagaaaaatttaaggAATAGTCTTCAAGCTAGCAGAATGCATGGAATTGGgtaacattttgtttatcctaTGAGCAAAAGGGTAAGGGTCATTGGCCCTGATTTCCTGTGGTTTGCAACAGGGAATTCTAATaacagaaaatgaaggaaagagatgCTTCATCACCATTTCTACCGTTACTGCCTTAATTCCAGTCTTCTCTGTTTCTCAGATGCATTGCTGAAGGAGCATTCCTACTGGTCCGTATACGCTTATCTTGCTCCAAGTCTCCTCCGGTTTTTTCTCCCTCCATTCTCCATTTTGCTGCTCTAGAGTAATGTTTTCAAACCACAAATCTGATCTTGTCTTTGTCCTGCTTGAAATTTTTTGTGgcgccaagtgtggtggctctcgcctgtaattccagtactttaggaggccaaggtgggtggatcactttaggccaggagttggagatcagcctgcccaatttggtgaaacctctgtctctacttaaaaaaaaaaattagcgtcCTTTCTGCCCGTGGACGCCGCCGAAGCAGCATCAttaaagtctctcttctcccCGCGATCATGTCTAAAtcagagtctcctaaagagccggaacagctgaggaagctcttcattggagggttgagctttgaaacaaccgatgagagcctcaggagccattttgagcaatggggaacGCTCACAGACTGTGTGGTCATGAGAGATGCAAACACCAAGcgctccaggggctttgggttcgTCACGTATgcaactgtggaggaggtggatgcagccatgaatgcaaggccacacaaagtggatggaagagttgtggaaccaaagagagctgtctcaagagaagattctcaaagaccaggtgcccacttaactgtgaaaaaaatattcgttGGTGtcattaaagaagacactgaagaacatcacctaagagattattttgaacagtatggaaaaattgaagtgattgaaatcatgacggacagaggcagtggcaagaaaaggggctttgcctttgtaacctttgacgaccatgactccgtggataagattgtcattcagaaataccatgctgtgaatggccacaactgtgaagttaggaaagctctgtcaaagcaagagatggctagtgcttcatccagccaaagaggtcgaagtggttctggaaactttggtggtggtcgTGGAGGTGGTTTCggtgggaatgacaactttggtcgTGGAGGAAATTTCAGTGGTTgtggtggctttggtggcagccgtggtggtggtggttatggtggcagtggggatggctataatggatttggtaatgatggtggtTATGGAGGAGGCGGCCCTGGTTACTCTGGAGGAAGCAGAGGCTATGGAAGTGGTGGACAGGGTTATGGAAACCAGGGCAGTGGCTATGGCGGGAGTGGAAGCTATGACAGCTATAACAATGGAGGCGGAGGCAGCTTTGGCGGTGGTAGTGgaggcaattttggaggtggtggaagctacaatgattttggcagttacaacaatcagtcttcaaattttggacccatgaagggaggaaactttggaggcagaagctctggcccctatggtggtggcggccaatactttgccaaaccacgaaaccaaggtggctatggcggttccagtagcagcagtagctat from Callithrix jacchus isolate 240 chromosome 11, calJac240_pri, whole genome shotgun sequence includes the following:
- the LOC100413454 gene encoding heterogeneous nuclear ribonucleoprotein A1 codes for the protein MSKSESPKEPEQLRKLFIGGLSFETTDESLRSHFEQWGTLTDCVVMRDANTKRSRGFGFVTYATVEEVDAAMNARPHKVDGRVVEPKRAVSREDSQRPGAHLTVKKIFVGVIKEDTEEHHLRDYFEQYGKIEVIEIMTDRGSGKKRGFAFVTFDDHDSVDKIVIQKYHAVNGHNCEVRKALSKQEMASASSSQRGRSGSGNFGGGRGGGFGGNDNFGRGGNFSGCGGFGGSRGGGGYGGSGDGYNGFGNDGGYGGGGPGYSGGSRGYGSGGQGYGNQGSGYGGSGSYDSYNNGGGGSFGGGSGGNFGGGGSYNDFGSYNNQSSNFGPMKGGNFGGRSSGPYGGGGQYFAKPRNQGGYGGSSSSSSYGSGRRF